A genomic region of Candidatus Pseudomonas phytovorans contains the following coding sequences:
- the dapA gene encoding 4-hydroxy-tetrahydrodipicolinate synthase yields the protein MIAGSMVALVTPMDAQGRVDWGSLDKLVDFHLENGTHAIVAVGTTGESATLDVEEHILVIKHVVERVKRSNRRVPVIAGTGANSTAEAVHLTQNAKSAGADACLLVVPYYNKPTQEGLYLHFKHIAEAVDIPQILYNVPGRTSCDMQAETVIRLSTVPNIIGIKEATGDLVRAKAILDGVSKDFIVLSGDDPTAVELILMGGKGNISVTANVAPREMADLCEAALEGDAEKARAINEKLMPLHKDLFCEANPIPVKWALVEMGLMHKGIRLPLTWLSEGCHEKVRTALRQSGVLV from the coding sequence ATGATTGCGGGCAGTATGGTGGCACTGGTCACACCCATGGATGCACAAGGGCGTGTTGACTGGGGCAGCCTCGACAAACTTGTAGACTTCCACCTGGAAAACGGCACCCATGCGATCGTCGCTGTCGGCACCACCGGTGAGTCCGCCACGCTGGATGTCGAAGAGCACATCCTGGTCATCAAGCACGTGGTCGAGCGCGTCAAGCGCAGCAACCGCCGCGTTCCGGTCATCGCCGGTACCGGTGCCAACTCCACTGCCGAAGCCGTGCACCTGACCCAGAACGCCAAGAGCGCCGGTGCCGACGCCTGCCTGCTGGTAGTGCCGTACTACAACAAGCCGACCCAGGAAGGCTTGTACTTGCACTTCAAGCACATTGCCGAAGCCGTCGACATTCCACAGATCCTGTACAACGTACCCGGCCGCACCTCTTGCGACATGCAGGCCGAGACCGTGATCCGCCTGTCGACCGTGCCGAACATCATCGGCATCAAGGAAGCCACCGGCGACCTGGTTCGCGCCAAGGCCATCCTCGATGGCGTCAGCAAGGACTTCATCGTCCTGTCTGGCGATGATCCGACTGCCGTCGAGCTGATCCTGATGGGCGGCAAGGGCAACATCTCCGTCACGGCCAACGTCGCCCCGCGCGAAATGGCCGACCTGTGCGAGGCCGCCCTTGAGGGCGATGCCGAGAAGGCCCGCGCAATCAACGAAAAACTCATGCCGCTGCATAAAGACCTGTTCTGCGAAGCCAACCCGATTCCTGTGAAATGGGCACTGGTGGAAATGGGCCTGATGCACAAAGGCATTCGCCTGCCACTGACCTGGCTGAGCGAAGGCTGCCACGAAAAAGTCCGTACTGCCTTGCGCCAGTCCGGCGTACTGGTTTAA
- a CDS encoding M48 family metalloprotease, giving the protein MNLLRPTLLTLACLMALPGHADDLPSLGDASSAIVSPQQEHQLGRAWLSLLRGQVRQLNDPQLKDYVETSVYKLAETSQLQDRRLEFILIDSRELNAFAAPGGIVGVNGGLFLNAQTEGEYASVLAHELAHLSQRHFARGVEAQQRMQLPMMAALLAGIVLAAGGAGDAGIGMIAGTQAAAIQEQRRFSRQNEQEADRIGIQNLEKAGYDPRNMPSMFERLARQYRYGAKPPEFLLTHPVTESRIADTRNRAEQAPKGGVEDSQRYQLIRARVALTYEETPGLAAKRFRTQLDEDPKLDPARYGLALAQIKGGQLNEAREMLKPLLAKAPNDITYNLAQIDLDITNNRLADAQQRAERMQGLYPGNYPLKQVRADLLVKQNKPAEAEKVLNELIKSRPDDPDVWYDMAEVRGLSGNTIGLHRARAEFFTLVGDFDQAIQQLDYAKRRAGGNFPLASQIDQRQREILEQQRMVREMMGR; this is encoded by the coding sequence ATGAATCTACTGCGCCCTACCCTGCTGACGCTGGCCTGCCTGATGGCCCTTCCCGGCCATGCTGACGACCTGCCATCACTGGGTGACGCCAGTTCCGCGATCGTCTCGCCGCAACAGGAGCACCAACTGGGCCGTGCCTGGCTGAGCCTGCTGCGCGGCCAGGTCAGGCAGTTGAACGACCCGCAGCTCAAGGACTATGTCGAAACCAGCGTGTACAAGCTGGCCGAAACCAGCCAACTGCAGGACCGGCGCCTGGAGTTCATCCTTATCGACAGCCGCGAGCTCAACGCCTTTGCTGCGCCGGGCGGCATCGTCGGGGTCAACGGCGGGCTGTTCCTCAACGCCCAGACCGAGGGCGAGTACGCCTCGGTACTGGCACACGAACTGGCCCACTTGTCACAGCGCCACTTCGCACGCGGCGTCGAGGCCCAGCAGCGCATGCAACTGCCGATGATGGCCGCGCTGCTGGCCGGTATCGTGCTGGCGGCAGGTGGCGCTGGCGATGCGGGTATCGGCATGATTGCCGGCACCCAGGCGGCGGCAATCCAGGAGCAGCGGCGCTTCTCGCGGCAGAACGAGCAGGAAGCTGACCGCATCGGTATCCAGAACCTGGAAAAAGCCGGCTACGACCCGCGCAACATGCCGTCCATGTTCGAGCGGCTGGCGCGGCAGTACCGCTACGGCGCCAAGCCGCCGGAATTTCTGCTGACTCACCCGGTGACCGAATCGCGAATTGCCGACACCCGCAACCGTGCCGAACAGGCGCCCAAGGGCGGTGTCGAGGACAGCCAGCGCTACCAGCTGATTCGCGCTCGCGTAGCCCTTACCTATGAAGAAACGCCAGGCTTGGCGGCCAAGCGCTTTCGCACCCAGCTCGACGAAGACCCGAAACTTGACCCGGCACGCTATGGTCTGGCCCTGGCGCAGATCAAGGGCGGCCAGTTGAACGAAGCGCGTGAAATGCTCAAGCCGCTGCTGGCCAAGGCGCCCAACGACATCACCTACAACCTGGCGCAGATCGACCTGGACATCACCAACAATCGCCTGGCAGACGCGCAGCAGCGGGCCGAGCGGATGCAGGGGCTGTACCCGGGCAATTATCCGCTGAAACAGGTGCGGGCAGACTTGCTGGTGAAGCAGAACAAGCCAGCCGAGGCCGAAAAGGTGTTGAACGAGTTGATCAAGAGCCGGCCTGATGACCCGGACGTGTGGTACGACATGGCAGAGGTGCGGGGCTTGTCGGGCAATACCATCGGCTTGCACCGGGCGCGGGCCGAATTTTTCACGTTGGTGGGAGACTTTGACCAGGCGATCCAGCAGTTGGACTACGCCAAGCGCCGGGCGGGCGGCAACTTCCCACTGGCGTCGCAGATTGACCAGCGCCAGCGAGAGATCCTCGAACAACAGCGTATGGTTCGGGAAATGATGGGGCGCTAA
- a CDS encoding methyl-accepting chemotaxis protein translates to MPLRRLSIQWKITLLAGLCLLAIVALLVATSLTQAQRSAALVNQANTAMLDSSARLRLQAHAETQALRVQRYFMDAYQYGNGFARLVQALKARGGSDLRAELTRQAHASLAGNPDVIGLYLVFQPNALDQQDSQYRGQDAQGSNESGRFSLYWSQPHPGTLELEAMPEAMLNDASIGSNGAAKNRWLTCPQETARTCMLEPYLDEVNGRQVLMTSIALPLLEHGKVVGVVGLDIGLDNLQQLSLDGRRELFDGQGQVSIASAAGLLAGNSRDASVLGKPMEKAVTDGLLRVTHPFAPIPDAAPWQVLLELPESVLQAPAAALNQRLDAHNQAANLTSLLIGLGAAIIGLLLVWLTARGVTRPILAVAARLEDIASGEGDLTRRLDYARQDELGQLAHWFNRFLDKLQPVIAQVKGSLQEARSTADQSAAIASQTSNGMQQQHREIEQVATAANEMSATALDVAHNASQAAQAARAADQASREGLQLIDSTRQGIDSLAAGMNTAMDEARALEGRSGQIGSVLEVIRTIAEQTNLLALNAAIEAARAGEAGRGFAVVADEVRGLAQRTQVSVEEIRQVIEGLQQGTQDVVGAMHEGQRQAQASVARMEQALPALHRIGEAVTVISDMNLQIASAAEEQSAVAEEVNRNVAGIRDVTESLAGQADESARISQALNRLANQQQALMEQFRV, encoded by the coding sequence ATGCCGCTGCGTCGCCTCTCCATCCAGTGGAAGATCACCCTGCTCGCCGGCCTGTGCCTGCTGGCCATCGTCGCCCTGCTGGTGGCCACGTCACTGACCCAGGCGCAGCGTAGTGCCGCCCTGGTCAACCAGGCCAACACCGCCATGCTCGACAGCAGCGCGCGCCTGCGCCTGCAGGCCCACGCCGAAACCCAGGCCCTGCGGGTGCAGCGCTACTTCATGGACGCCTACCAGTACGGCAATGGCTTTGCCCGCCTGGTACAGGCGCTGAAGGCCCGAGGCGGTAGTGACCTGCGCGCCGAGCTGACCCGCCAGGCCCATGCCAGCCTGGCCGGCAACCCGGATGTGATTGGCCTGTACCTGGTGTTTCAACCCAACGCGCTGGACCAACAGGACAGCCAGTACCGCGGCCAGGACGCGCAGGGCAGCAATGAAAGCGGGCGTTTCTCGTTGTACTGGTCGCAGCCGCACCCCGGCACCCTGGAGCTTGAGGCCATGCCGGAAGCAATGCTCAACGATGCCAGCATCGGCAGCAACGGCGCCGCAAAGAACCGCTGGCTGACATGCCCGCAGGAAACCGCCCGTACCTGCATGCTCGAACCGTACCTGGACGAGGTCAATGGCCGCCAGGTGCTGATGACCAGCATCGCCCTGCCGCTGCTTGAGCATGGCAAGGTGGTCGGCGTGGTTGGCCTGGACATTGGCCTGGACAACCTGCAGCAACTGAGCCTGGACGGCCGCCGCGAGCTGTTCGATGGCCAGGGCCAGGTAAGCATCGCCAGCGCAGCCGGCCTGTTGGCAGGCAACAGCCGCGACGCCAGCGTGCTTGGCAAGCCCATGGAAAAGGCGGTGACCGACGGCCTGCTGCGCGTTACCCACCCCTTCGCCCCGATTCCTGACGCAGCCCCCTGGCAGGTACTGCTGGAGCTGCCGGAAAGCGTGCTGCAGGCACCTGCCGCGGCCCTCAACCAGCGCCTGGATGCCCATAACCAGGCTGCCAACCTCACCAGCCTGCTGATCGGCCTTGGCGCCGCAATCATCGGCTTGCTACTGGTGTGGCTGACTGCACGCGGTGTTACCCGGCCCATCCTGGCCGTTGCTGCACGCCTGGAGGACATCGCCAGCGGCGAAGGTGACCTGACCCGCCGTCTGGACTACGCCCGCCAGGATGAACTGGGCCAGCTCGCCCACTGGTTCAACCGCTTCCTCGACAAGCTGCAACCCGTCATCGCCCAGGTCAAAGGCTCGCTGCAGGAGGCCCGAAGCACTGCCGACCAATCGGCCGCCATCGCCAGCCAGACCAGCAATGGCATGCAGCAGCAACACCGCGAGATCGAGCAAGTGGCCACGGCAGCCAACGAGATGAGCGCCACTGCCCTGGACGTTGCTCATAACGCCTCACAGGCAGCCCAGGCCGCACGTGCCGCCGACCAGGCCAGCCGCGAGGGCCTGCAACTGATCGACAGCACCCGCCAGGGCATTGATAGCCTGGCCGCTGGCATGAACACCGCCATGGACGAAGCGCGAGCACTGGAAGGCCGCAGCGGCCAGATCGGCTCGGTGCTGGAAGTGATTCGCACCATCGCCGAGCAGACCAACCTGCTGGCACTCAATGCTGCGATCGAAGCCGCCCGTGCGGGCGAGGCCGGGCGTGGTTTTGCCGTGGTCGCCGATGAGGTGCGCGGCCTGGCCCAGCGCACCCAGGTGTCGGTGGAGGAAATTCGCCAGGTCATCGAAGGCCTGCAGCAAGGCACCCAGGATGTAGTGGGCGCCATGCACGAAGGCCAGCGTCAGGCCCAAGCCAGTGTGGCCCGCATGGAACAGGCGCTGCCTGCGCTGCATCGCATTGGCGAGGCGGTGACGGTGATCAGCGACATGAACCTGCAGATTGCATCGGCGGCCGAAGAGCAGAGCGCGGTGGCCGAGGAAGTGAACCGCAACGTGGCCGGGATTCGGGATGTGACAGAATCGCTGGCCGGCCAGGCTGATGAATCGGCACGTATCAGCCAAGCTCTGAACAGGCTAGCCAACCAGCAACAGGCGTTGATGGAGCAATTCCGCGTCTAG
- a CDS encoding APC family permease, whose amino-acid sequence MQPDHSASGNGQLRKTLRLWHVIIIGLAYLTPMTVFDTFGIVSGITAGHVPSAYILALAGILFTAVSYGTLVKRFPQSGSAYTYTQRAINPHVGFLVGWSSLLDYLLLPMVNALLAKLYLSAMFPEVPEWIWVVGFVTLISLINMRSVNLVAHFNLLFVGVQVAIIGVFIYLCVRGLGQGEGLGTTWSLLPFADNQTHLSALAAGATILCFSFLGFDAVTCLSEETRDPAKTIPRAIFLTALIGGVVFITVSYFIQAYFPTMARFHDQEAALPEIALYVGGKLFQSIFIACTVINTIASGLASQTSVSRLLYVMGRDNVIPASLFARLHSRYKTPVLNIAVVALVSLSAIFFDLVTATSIINFGALVAFSFVNLSVINHCYLREGNRRGLANQLKYLVLPTIGFCIIVSLWLDLNANSLMFGGIWALVGLLYLAWLTKAFRAAPPNYVAE is encoded by the coding sequence ATGCAGCCTGACCACAGCGCTTCCGGCAACGGGCAACTCCGCAAAACCCTGCGCCTCTGGCACGTGATCATCATCGGCCTGGCCTATCTGACCCCGATGACCGTGTTCGACACCTTCGGCATCGTCAGCGGGATCACCGCCGGCCATGTGCCCAGCGCCTATATCCTGGCGCTGGCCGGTATCCTGTTCACCGCTGTCAGCTACGGCACCCTGGTAAAACGCTTCCCGCAATCGGGTTCGGCATACACCTACACCCAACGCGCGATCAACCCGCATGTAGGTTTCCTGGTCGGCTGGTCTTCGCTGCTGGATTACCTGCTGCTGCCGATGGTCAACGCGCTGCTGGCCAAGCTATACCTATCGGCCATGTTCCCCGAAGTGCCGGAGTGGATCTGGGTAGTCGGCTTCGTCACCCTGATCAGCCTGATCAACATGCGCAGCGTAAACCTGGTGGCGCACTTCAACCTGTTGTTCGTGGGCGTGCAGGTGGCAATCATCGGCGTGTTCATCTACCTGTGCGTGCGCGGCCTGGGCCAGGGTGAAGGGCTGGGCACCACCTGGAGCCTGCTGCCGTTCGCCGACAACCAGACCCACCTGAGCGCACTGGCCGCCGGTGCGACCATTCTGTGCTTCTCGTTCCTGGGCTTCGACGCGGTCACCTGCCTGTCCGAAGAAACCCGCGATCCGGCCAAGACGATCCCCCGGGCGATCTTCCTGACCGCACTGATCGGTGGCGTGGTGTTCATCACCGTGTCGTACTTCATCCAGGCCTACTTCCCGACCATGGCGCGCTTCCACGACCAGGAAGCAGCGCTGCCGGAAATCGCCCTGTACGTCGGTGGCAAGCTGTTCCAGTCGATCTTCATTGCCTGCACCGTGATCAACACCATCGCGTCCGGCCTGGCCTCGCAAACCAGCGTGTCGCGCCTGCTGTACGTGATGGGCCGCGACAACGTGATCCCGGCCAGCCTCTTTGCGCGCCTGCACTCGCGCTACAAAACGCCCGTACTGAACATCGCTGTGGTGGCGCTGGTTTCGCTGTCGGCGATCTTCTTCGACCTGGTGACCGCCACCTCGATCATCAACTTCGGTGCGCTGGTTGCGTTCAGCTTCGTCAACCTGTCAGTGATCAACCATTGTTACCTGCGCGAAGGTAATCGCCGGGGCCTGGCCAACCAGCTGAAGTACCTGGTGCTGCCAACCATAGGCTTCTGCATCATCGTGTCGCTGTGGCTGGACCTGAACGCGAATTCGCTGATGTTCGGCGGTATCTGGGCACTGGTCGGCTTGTTGTATCTGGCCTGGCTGACCAAAGCCTTCCGGGCTGCACCGCCCAACTACGTTGCCGAATGA
- the nadA gene encoding quinolinate synthase NadA: MTQISERLLVQAHLDAKQPNPLTAEQEAEYRAAIAAELKAQNAVLVAHYYCDPVIQALAEETGGCVSDSLEMARFGKNHPAETVIVAGVRFMGETAKILTPEKRVLMPTLEATCSLDLGCPVEEFSAFCDQHPERTVVVYANTSAAVKARADWVVTSSCALEIVESLMDNGETIIWGPDQHLGRYIQKQTGADMLLWDGACIVHEEFKSRQLADMKALYPDAAILVHPESPESVIELADAVGSTSQLIKAAQTLPNKTFIVATDRGIFYKMQQLCPDKEFVAAPTAGNGAACRSCAHCPWMAMNTLERVLHCLRNGGDEIFVDPALVPKAIKPLNRMLDFTQAARLKLSGNA; encoded by the coding sequence ATGACCCAGATTTCCGAACGCCTGTTGGTTCAGGCTCACCTCGACGCCAAGCAGCCCAACCCGCTGACAGCTGAGCAGGAGGCCGAATACCGTGCGGCCATCGCTGCCGAGCTCAAGGCCCAGAACGCTGTGCTGGTTGCCCACTATTACTGCGACCCGGTCATCCAGGCCCTGGCGGAAGAAACCGGCGGCTGCGTGTCCGACTCGCTGGAAATGGCCCGCTTCGGCAAGAATCACCCGGCCGAAACGGTGATTGTGGCCGGTGTGCGCTTCATGGGCGAGACCGCGAAGATCCTCACCCCGGAAAAGCGCGTGCTGATGCCGACCCTGGAGGCCACCTGCTCGCTCGACCTGGGCTGCCCGGTGGAAGAGTTCTCCGCCTTCTGCGACCAGCACCCCGAGCGCACCGTTGTGGTGTACGCCAACACGTCCGCTGCCGTCAAGGCCCGTGCCGACTGGGTCGTGACTTCAAGCTGCGCGCTGGAAATCGTCGAAAGCCTGATGGACAACGGCGAAACCATCATCTGGGGCCCGGACCAGCACCTGGGTCGTTACATCCAGAAGCAAACCGGTGCCGACATGCTGCTGTGGGACGGTGCCTGCATCGTTCACGAAGAGTTCAAGTCGCGCCAGCTGGCCGACATGAAGGCGCTGTACCCGGACGCCGCGATTCTGGTGCACCCCGAGTCGCCGGAGTCGGTGATCGAGCTGGCCGACGCGGTGGGTTCCACCAGTCAGCTGATCAAGGCGGCGCAGACTCTGCCGAACAAGACCTTCATCGTCGCCACCGACCGCGGCATCTTCTACAAGATGCAGCAGTTGTGCCCGGACAAGGAGTTCGTTGCAGCTCCCACCGCCGGCAACGGCGCGGCATGCCGCAGCTGCGCGCACTGCCCGTGGATGGCGATGAACACCCTGGAGCGGGTGTTGCATTGCCTGCGCAATGGTGGCGATGAGATCTTTGTTGACCCGGCGCTGGTGCCCAAGGCGATCAAGCCGCTGAACCGCATGCTGGACTTTACCCAGGCAGCGCGCCTGAAGCTGTCCGGTAACGCCTGA
- a CDS encoding peroxiredoxin, with the protein MAVALDQPVADFQAQATGGHTVSLAGLKGQQVVVYFYPKDSTPGCTTEGQGFRDQHDAFAAANTVVFGVSRDGIKSHENFKAKQGFPFELISDKDEALCQLFDVIKLKKLYGKEYMGVDRSTFLIDKDGVLRQEWRGVKVPGHVDAVLAAAQSLNKA; encoded by the coding sequence ATGGCTGTAGCACTCGACCAACCCGTTGCCGATTTCCAGGCCCAGGCCACCGGTGGGCACACCGTCAGCCTGGCCGGGCTCAAGGGCCAGCAAGTGGTGGTGTACTTCTACCCGAAGGACAGCACCCCGGGCTGCACCACCGAAGGCCAAGGGTTCCGCGACCAGCATGATGCTTTTGCCGCAGCCAACACCGTGGTGTTCGGGGTATCGCGCGATGGCATCAAGTCGCACGAGAACTTCAAGGCCAAGCAAGGCTTCCCGTTCGAGCTGATCAGTGACAAGGACGAGGCCCTGTGCCAGCTGTTCGACGTGATCAAGCTGAAGAAGCTGTATGGCAAGGAATACATGGGCGTTGACCGCAGCACCTTCCTGATCGACAAGGACGGTGTGCTGCGCCAGGAATGGCGCGGTGTGAAAGTACCCGGGCATGTGGATGCCGTGTTGGCGGCTGCCCAGAGCCTGAACAAGGCCTGA
- a CDS encoding AI-2E family transporter, protein MFKVLRDWMQRYFSDEEAVVLAVLLFLAFTAVLTLGGMLAPVLAGMVLAFLMQGLVNALERLRVPSRLAVMLVFALFMGALAVFMLVLVPLLWHQLITLFNELPGMLGKWQSLLLLLPERYPHLVSDEQVLHAIESVRGEIGKFGQWALTFSLSSLPLLVNAMIYLVLVPILVFFFLKDRELIGRWVSGYLPSQRALLNRVGSEMNRQIANYIRGKGIEILICGIATYIAFISLGLNYAALLALLVGLSVVVPYVGAVVVTVPVTLIALFQWGWGDQFIYLMTVYAIIQALDGNVLVPLLFSEAVSLHPVAIICAVLLFGGLWGFWGIFFAIPLATLIKAVLDAWPRQEPSVSPML, encoded by the coding sequence ATGTTCAAAGTGCTTCGCGACTGGATGCAGCGCTACTTCTCCGATGAGGAGGCGGTGGTGCTGGCTGTCCTGTTGTTCCTGGCTTTTACCGCCGTGCTGACCTTGGGCGGCATGCTCGCGCCGGTGCTGGCGGGCATGGTGCTGGCGTTCCTCATGCAGGGGCTGGTCAATGCCCTGGAACGGCTGCGGGTACCGAGCCGGCTGGCGGTGATGCTGGTCTTTGCCCTGTTCATGGGCGCGTTGGCAGTGTTCATGCTGGTGTTGGTACCGCTGTTGTGGCACCAGCTGATTACCCTGTTCAATGAGCTGCCGGGCATGCTTGGCAAGTGGCAGTCGTTATTGTTGCTGCTGCCCGAGCGCTACCCGCACCTGGTGTCGGACGAGCAGGTGCTGCACGCTATCGAGTCGGTGCGTGGTGAAATCGGCAAGTTCGGCCAGTGGGCGTTGACCTTTTCGCTGTCGAGCCTGCCGTTGCTGGTCAATGCCATGATCTACCTGGTGCTGGTGCCGATTCTGGTGTTCTTTTTCCTCAAGGACCGCGAATTGATCGGCCGTTGGGTCAGTGGCTACCTGCCCAGCCAGCGTGCCTTGCTGAACCGGGTGGGCAGCGAGATGAACCGGCAGATTGCCAACTACATACGTGGCAAGGGCATCGAGATCCTGATTTGCGGCATTGCCACCTACATTGCGTTCATCAGCCTGGGGCTCAACTACGCAGCGTTGCTGGCGCTACTGGTGGGGTTGTCGGTGGTGGTGCCATACGTGGGCGCGGTGGTGGTCACTGTACCGGTGACCTTGATTGCGCTGTTCCAGTGGGGCTGGGGCGACCAGTTCATCTACCTGATGACGGTGTATGCGATCATCCAGGCGCTGGATGGCAATGTGCTGGTACCGCTGCTGTTCTCCGAGGCGGTGAGCCTGCACCCGGTGGCGATCATTTGCGCGGTACTGCTGTTTGGCGGGTTGTGGGGGTTCTGGGGGATCTTCTTTGCCATCCCGCTGGCGACCTTGATCAAGGCCGTGCTGGACGCCTGGCCGCGGCAGGAGCCTAGCGTTTCGCCAATGCTGTGA
- a CDS encoding sulfurtransferase TusA family protein has protein sequence MSDTLTCDAELDASGLNCPLPLLKAKMELNRLASGAVLKVIATDAGSQRDFRTFARLAGHTLLQETAEAGTYTYWLRKA, from the coding sequence ATGAGTGACACCCTGACCTGCGACGCCGAACTGGACGCCAGCGGGCTGAATTGCCCTTTGCCGCTGCTCAAGGCCAAGATGGAGCTGAATCGCCTGGCCAGTGGCGCGGTGCTGAAGGTGATTGCCACGGACGCCGGTTCCCAGCGCGACTTCCGCACTTTCGCCAGGCTGGCCGGTCATACCCTGCTACAGGAAACGGCTGAGGCCGGCACCTATACCTACTGGCTGCGCAAGGCCTGA
- a CDS encoding YdgA family protein: protein MKKSVGILSGLAIAIAVASTAGAWYTGKQLPAELDNAVARSNAELKKALVTTGGSMSVERVSLEQHFFSSTAQYRLKARDINVGEGKVVSFDVGVTDQIEHGPFPWSRVKAFKLMPVMAVSNSTLQKDDATAPWFAAAGEQAPVSAQTSLGYGGSVVSQVRLAPVKLDEADGNSIDFSGMQLEVSGDKEGKASKFHGQADRFVMKLVRDDQPPATFELKGLKVGGNLAATQHDAIYVGNAEVLLAETKVTLGPKQQVLLIKGIEQNALQTLDGPDTVGGRVEYKLGDITWDGRAVGKAQMAVSITSVNAPALQALSQWYKAHLPEFEAAAAAGQPVPHIEMDEAEKARFQGDLQQLLAAKPKVAMENLSFKTANGESRFNLSMDFAAPASFDLPPDQLSKQLITGVKSKLSLSKPMMGDLATLQALLDGQTDAQAIAAQSSQAGEMVGMMALQSGLATVEGNDVVSSLHYADGMVDFNGKKMTVEEFAMLMAAHLAALSPQG from the coding sequence ATGAAGAAATCAGTTGGCATCCTTTCCGGCCTGGCGATCGCCATTGCCGTCGCATCCACCGCTGGCGCCTGGTACACCGGCAAGCAGCTGCCTGCCGAGCTGGACAACGCCGTTGCCCGCAGCAACGCCGAACTCAAAAAGGCCCTGGTGACCACCGGTGGCAGCATGAGCGTCGAGCGGGTGTCGCTGGAGCAGCACTTCTTCAGCAGTACCGCCCAGTACCGGCTCAAGGCCCGCGACATCAACGTGGGTGAAGGCAAGGTGGTGAGCTTCGACGTGGGCGTGACCGACCAGATCGAGCACGGCCCGTTTCCCTGGTCGAGGGTCAAGGCGTTCAAGCTGATGCCGGTGATGGCGGTCAGCAACAGCACCCTGCAGAAGGACGATGCCACCGCGCCGTGGTTTGCCGCCGCAGGCGAGCAGGCCCCAGTCAGCGCACAGACCAGCCTGGGTTACGGCGGCAGTGTGGTCAGCCAGGTCCGGCTGGCGCCGGTCAAGCTGGACGAGGCGGACGGCAACAGCATCGATTTCTCTGGCATGCAGCTGGAGGTCAGTGGCGACAAGGAAGGCAAGGCTTCGAAATTCCACGGCCAGGCCGACCGTTTCGTGATGAAACTTGTGCGCGATGACCAGCCACCTGCCACGTTTGAACTCAAAGGCCTCAAGGTTGGCGGCAACCTTGCGGCCACGCAGCACGACGCCATTTACGTGGGTAACGCCGAGGTGCTGCTCGCGGAAACCAAGGTCACCCTTGGGCCCAAGCAGCAGGTGCTGCTGATCAAAGGCATTGAGCAGAACGCCCTGCAAACCCTCGACGGCCCGGATACCGTTGGTGGTCGCGTCGAGTACAAGCTTGGCGATATCACCTGGGATGGGCGTGCGGTGGGCAAGGCCCAGATGGCAGTGAGCATCACCTCGGTCAATGCCCCGGCCCTGCAAGCTTTGTCGCAGTGGTACAAGGCACACCTGCCGGAATTCGAGGCCGCCGCTGCCGCTGGCCAGCCTGTGCCGCACATTGAGATGGACGAGGCCGAGAAGGCCAGGTTCCAGGGCGACCTTCAGCAACTGCTGGCCGCCAAGCCCAAGGTGGCGATGGAAAACCTGTCGTTCAAGACGGCTAATGGCGAAAGCCGTTTCAACCTGTCGATGGACTTCGCCGCCCCGGCCAGCTTCGACCTGCCACCGGACCAGTTGAGCAAGCAGCTGATCACCGGGGTGAAGAGCAAACTGTCGCTGTCCAAGCCAATGATGGGTGACCTGGCGACCCTGCAGGCCCTGCTGGATGGTCAGACCGACGCACAGGCGATTGCTGCACAGTCCAGCCAGGCGGGGGAGATGGTCGGCATGATGGCGCTGCAGAGTGGCCTGGCCACCGTCGAAGGCAACGATGTGGTGAGCAGCCTGCACTATGCCGATGGCATGGTTGATTTCAACGGCAAGAAGATGACCGTGGAAGAGTTTGCCATGCTCATGGCTGCACACCTGGCAGCCCTGTCGCCGCAGGGTTGA
- a CDS encoding glycine cleavage system protein R has translation MSTPTSVREQFLVISALGPNPMELANVLSRAAFENRCAVVTSRLSRHGETSALVLQVGGSWDALARLESTLPGLGKKHGLTLDVVRSADQEVRPQALPYVAYVSAAYRPDIINELCQFFLDHRVELEAMTCDTYLAPQTGSSMLNAQFTVILPAGTQISWLRDQFLDFADALNLDALIEPWRPQNPM, from the coding sequence ATGTCCACCCCCACCTCCGTCCGCGAACAATTTCTTGTCATCAGTGCCTTGGGCCCGAATCCCATGGAACTGGCCAACGTCCTCAGCCGCGCTGCCTTCGAAAACCGCTGCGCGGTGGTCACCTCGCGCCTGAGCCGCCACGGCGAGACCAGTGCCCTGGTGCTGCAGGTGGGCGGCAGCTGGGACGCCCTGGCGCGCCTCGAATCCACCCTGCCAGGCCTGGGCAAGAAGCACGGCCTGACCCTGGACGTGGTGCGCAGCGCCGACCAGGAAGTGCGCCCGCAGGCCCTGCCCTACGTGGCTTATGTCAGCGCCGCCTACCGCCCGGACATCATCAACGAGCTGTGCCAGTTCTTCCTCGATCACCGCGTCGAGCTGGAAGCCATGACCTGCGACACTTACCTGGCACCGCAGACTGGCAGCAGCATGCTCAACGCCCAGTTCACCGTGATCTTGCCAGCCGGTACCCAGATCAGCTGGCTACGTGACCAGTTCCTGGACTTTGCCGACGCCCTGAACCTCGATGCACTGATCGAGCCATGGCGTCCACAGAACCCAATGTAA